In Candidatus Binatus sp., the genomic stretch ATCGATTTCAGGCTGCCCACCGACGTCACAGTCGTGAGCAACACCGATGGATTGCTCGGCGGCATCAAGCTATGGGCTGAAGCTCCGGTAACCGCTCCGTAAAGAGCCTGACCCAGAACCGCGCGATCAAATCAGACACCTTAAAGCGCCCGGCCAATAAGCATCCGACTCGGTCGCCCCCGCGGATGCCGCGGAGATCCCCGGCGCGCGAGGCAAGCTCGAGCCGCGTGAGCCAGCGCACGTTCGCGTCTTTCGTGTACGCCATTGTTAGGGCGAACTGACAAGTGTTATAGCAACACATCAGATGCGCGATCGGTGATGGCGGGCAAGGCCTGGCCTATCGGGTGCGGGAGATGACCGATGAATGAGGTGCTGGGCTCCACGAGTGCGCGGCCGCTCAGAACGCTCGGGATATTGATACTGTGTCTGAGCGTATTCATTCCCGCGTGCGCCGACGCTTCGGAAATCACGATCGCCGCCGCCTCCGATCTCACTTTCGCCTTCAAGGACGTCGCGACGCGCTTCGAGCAGCAGACTGGCAACGCGGTCAAGCTCTCCTACGGTTCATCGGGGAACTTCTTTTCCCAGATTCAGAACGGCGCCCCCTACGATTTGTTCTTCTCGGCCGACATCGACTACCCGAAAAAGCTCGAGGCGGCCGGCCTGACTGAAGCGGGAACTCTCTACCCGTATGCGAACGGCAGGATCGTGCTTTGGGCGCCAGATGAATCGAAGCTCGACCTCAGCCGCGGACTGCAGGCGCTGCTCGAGCCCGCTCTCCGCAAGATAGCAATCGCCAATCCCGAGCACGCTCCGTACGGGCGGGCGGCGGTGGCT encodes the following:
- the modA gene encoding molybdate ABC transporter substrate-binding protein, with translation MNEVLGSTSARPLRTLGILILCLSVFIPACADASEITIAAASDLTFAFKDVATRFEQQTGNAVKLSYGSSGNFFSQIQNGAPYDLFFSADIDYPKKLEAAGLTEAGTLYPYANGRIVLWAPDESKLDLSRGLQALLEPALRKIAIANPEHAPYGRAAVAAMRHEGIYDKVRDKLVLGENVSQAAQFVQSGNADIGIVALSLAVAPAMKARGRFVEVPAADYPAIVQAAVILKSSHEKQVAWQFLNFLKEPAVAALMQQHGFTAPQAIDLEK